The following proteins are co-located in the Synechococcus sp. PROS-U-1 genome:
- a CDS encoding 30S ribosomal protein S1, with the protein MSATPTEEQIQDQVQDANPTEASPENSAIEQAFEGEDLSIPEDVPTADDPSSRASSRNLDDAGFTIDEFAALLSKYDYNFKPGDIVNGTVFALESKGAMIDIGAKTATFMPLQEVSINRVEGLSDVLQPGEIREFFIMSEENEDGQLALSIRRIEYQRAWERVRQLQKEDATIYSEVFATNRGGALVRVEGLRGFIPGSHISTRKPKEELVADFLPLKFLEVDEERNRLVLSHRRALVERKMNRLEVGEVVVGTVRGIKPYGAFIDIGGVSGLLHISEISHEHIETPHSVLNVNDQMKVMIIDLDAERGRISLSTKALEPEPGDMLTDPQKVFDKAEEMAARYKQMLLEQAEEGEDPINSMMI; encoded by the coding sequence ATGTCTGCGACTCCGACAGAAGAACAGATCCAGGATCAAGTTCAGGACGCGAACCCCACAGAAGCCTCCCCAGAAAACTCCGCCATTGAACAGGCGTTTGAGGGTGAGGACCTCAGCATTCCTGAGGACGTCCCCACAGCGGATGATCCCAGCAGCCGTGCCAGCAGCCGCAACCTGGACGACGCCGGCTTCACCATTGATGAGTTCGCGGCTCTCCTCAGCAAGTACGACTACAACTTCAAGCCGGGTGACATCGTCAACGGCACGGTCTTCGCCCTGGAGTCGAAGGGCGCAATGATCGACATTGGTGCCAAGACGGCCACCTTCATGCCCCTTCAAGAGGTGTCGATCAACCGGGTCGAGGGTCTGAGCGACGTGCTTCAGCCCGGCGAGATCCGTGAGTTCTTCATCATGAGTGAGGAGAACGAGGATGGTCAGCTGGCGCTATCGATCCGGCGGATCGAATACCAGCGGGCATGGGAGCGGGTTCGTCAGCTTCAGAAGGAAGATGCCACCATTTACTCCGAGGTGTTCGCCACCAACCGTGGTGGTGCCCTGGTGCGCGTTGAGGGCCTGCGGGGCTTCATCCCCGGCTCCCACATCAGCACCCGCAAGCCGAAGGAAGAACTGGTTGCCGACTTCCTGCCTCTGAAATTCCTCGAAGTCGACGAAGAGCGCAACCGTCTGGTGCTCAGCCACCGCCGCGCCCTGGTGGAGCGGAAGATGAATCGCCTGGAGGTGGGCGAAGTCGTGGTCGGTACCGTCCGCGGGATCAAGCCCTACGGCGCCTTCATCGACATCGGTGGTGTCAGCGGTCTGCTGCACATTTCCGAGATCAGCCACGAGCACATCGAAACCCCCCACTCGGTGTTGAACGTGAATGATCAGATGAAAGTCATGATCATTGACCTGGATGCCGAACGCGGCCGAATCTCTCTCTCCACCAAAGCCCTGGAGCCGGAACCCGGCGACATGCTGACCGATCCTCAGAAAGTGTTTGACAAGGCGGAGGAGATGGCTGCCCGCTACAAGCAAATGCTGCTCGAGCAGGCTGAAGAAGGTG
- the nrdR gene encoding transcriptional regulator NrdR, translated as MQCPSCQNTDSRVLESRAADGGRSVRRRRECLNCEFRFTTYERVETVPITVIKRNGNREIFSRSKLLHGLNRACEKTGLDTTRLESLVEELELKLQQRSGKEVSSAEIGEFVLRDLKQISEVAYIRFASVYRQFRGIDDFVSTLETLNADQGQNHLATVR; from the coding sequence ATGCAGTGCCCCTCCTGCCAAAACACAGATAGTCGCGTTCTTGAATCAAGGGCAGCCGATGGCGGACGCAGCGTGAGACGACGTCGCGAATGCCTGAACTGTGAATTTCGCTTCACCACCTACGAGCGGGTGGAAACCGTGCCGATCACGGTGATCAAACGCAACGGCAACCGGGAAATCTTCAGTCGCAGCAAGTTGCTGCATGGCTTGAATCGAGCTTGCGAGAAAACTGGCCTCGATACAACACGCCTGGAATCCCTGGTTGAAGAACTGGAATTGAAGCTTCAGCAACGCTCCGGTAAGGAAGTCAGTAGCGCTGAAATCGGTGAATTCGTGCTGCGGGATCTCAAGCAGATCAGCGAAGTGGCCTACATCCGATTCGCATCCGTTTACCGCCAGTTCCGAGGCATTGACGACTTCGTCTCAACGTTGGAGACGCTCAACGCCGATCAAGGCCAGAACCATCTGGCCACAGTGCGTTGA
- a CDS encoding photosystem II reaction center protein T, which produces MESFAYVLILTLAIATLFFAIAFRDPPKIGK; this is translated from the coding sequence ATGGAAAGCTTCGCTTACGTCCTCATCCTTACCCTCGCGATTGCCACACTCTTTTTTGCAATCGCATTCCGCGATCCGCCGAAAATCGGTAAGTGA
- the psbB gene encoding photosystem II chlorophyll-binding protein CP47, producing MGLPWYRVHTVVINDPGRLLAVHLMHTALVAGWAGSMALYELAIFDPSDAVLNPMWRQGMFVMPFMSRLGVTGSWGGWSITGETGIDPGFWSFEGVAAAHIIFSGLMMLAAIWHWTYWDLEIWQDPRTGEPALDLPKIFGIHLLLAGLGCFGFGAFHLTGVFGPGMWISDAYGLTGHLEAVQPSWGPEGFNPFNPGGIVAHHIAAGIVGIIAGIFHITTRPPERLYKALRMGNIETVLASAIAAVFFAAFIVAGTMWYGSAATPVELFGPTRYQWDQSYFKTEINRRVQTAMDDGATREQAFEAIPEKLAFYDYVGNSPAKGGLFRVGPMVNGDGLATSWVGHIVFTDKSGSELEVRRLPNFFENFPVVLEDAQGNVRADIPFRRAEAKYSFEQQGVTAQVFGGALDGQTFTDPADVKRLARKAQLGEAFDFDRETYNSDGTFRSSPRGWFTFGHATFALLFFFGHIWHGARTLYRDVFAGIDPDLGDQVEFGLFAKLGDKTTRRLPEGYVPPAGTPLN from the coding sequence ATGGGATTGCCCTGGTATCGGGTGCACACCGTCGTCATTAATGACCCGGGCCGCCTTCTGGCTGTGCACCTCATGCATACAGCCCTTGTAGCCGGCTGGGCCGGCTCCATGGCTCTCTATGAGCTTGCCATTTTTGACCCTTCCGACGCTGTCCTGAACCCAATGTGGCGTCAGGGCATGTTCGTCATGCCTTTCATGTCCCGCCTTGGCGTGACCGGCAGCTGGGGTGGATGGAGCATCACTGGCGAAACGGGTATCGATCCCGGTTTCTGGAGTTTCGAGGGCGTCGCTGCCGCTCACATCATTTTTTCCGGCCTGATGATGCTGGCCGCCATCTGGCACTGGACCTACTGGGATCTGGAGATCTGGCAGGACCCGCGCACTGGCGAGCCGGCTCTTGACCTGCCGAAGATTTTCGGCATCCACCTGCTGCTGGCTGGACTTGGCTGCTTCGGATTTGGTGCTTTCCATCTCACCGGAGTTTTTGGTCCGGGCATGTGGATCTCTGATGCATATGGGTTAACCGGACACCTCGAGGCGGTCCAACCGTCATGGGGCCCAGAAGGGTTCAACCCCTTTAATCCAGGGGGAATCGTCGCTCACCACATCGCCGCTGGAATCGTCGGCATCATTGCCGGCATCTTCCACATCACCACTCGGCCGCCCGAGCGCCTCTACAAGGCACTCCGAATGGGCAACATCGAGACCGTTTTGGCGAGTGCAATCGCAGCTGTGTTCTTCGCCGCCTTCATCGTGGCTGGAACCATGTGGTACGGCTCAGCCGCAACTCCTGTTGAGCTTTTCGGACCCACCCGTTATCAGTGGGACCAGAGTTACTTCAAGACAGAGATCAATCGCCGCGTCCAAACCGCTATGGACGATGGCGCTACACGGGAACAGGCTTTTGAAGCGATTCCCGAGAAACTTGCCTTCTACGATTACGTCGGCAACAGCCCTGCCAAGGGTGGTCTGTTCCGCGTCGGTCCGATGGTGAATGGCGACGGTCTTGCCACCTCATGGGTCGGCCACATCGTTTTCACGGACAAGTCCGGCTCAGAACTTGAAGTTCGTCGACTCCCCAACTTCTTCGAGAACTTCCCTGTCGTCCTTGAAGATGCTCAAGGCAATGTCCGTGCTGACATCCCCTTCCGTCGTGCAGAAGCCAAGTACTCCTTCGAGCAACAGGGCGTAACCGCCCAAGTGTTCGGTGGAGCTCTGGATGGGCAGACCTTCACTGACCCCGCCGACGTCAAGCGTCTTGCCCGTAAGGCACAGCTGGGTGAAGCCTTTGACTTCGACCGCGAGACTTACAACTCCGACGGCACCTTCCGCAGTTCACCCCGTGGCTGGTTCACCTTCGGCCATGCCACGTTCGCGCTGCTGTTCTTCTTCGGGCACATTTGGCACGGTGCTCGCACCCTGTACCGCGATGTGTTCGCCGGTATTGATCCCGACCTCGGTGATCAGGTGGAGTTTGGCCTCTTCGCCAAGCTTGGTGACAAAACCACCCGGCGCCTGCCCGAGGGATACGTTCCCCCCGCTGGAACACCCCTCAACTGA
- a CDS encoding 2Fe-2S iron-sulfur cluster-binding protein, protein MPVIRFVREGRDVECYPGENLREVARREGIELYGLKGQLGNCGGCGQCITCFVSVVDENGADALTARTAVEENKLRRRPQDWRLACQALVEKSVMVLTRPQVRLANADSRLAAARQAPLPAGPTAWPAPPVSELDDEDQDGAEDDGTDARAATAGDEA, encoded by the coding sequence ATGCCTGTTATTCGGTTTGTTCGTGAAGGGCGTGATGTGGAGTGTTACCCCGGGGAAAACCTGAGGGAGGTCGCCCGGCGCGAGGGGATCGAGCTCTATGGACTCAAGGGGCAGCTGGGCAATTGCGGTGGTTGTGGCCAGTGCATCACCTGCTTTGTTTCCGTCGTTGACGAGAACGGAGCCGATGCGCTGACGGCACGAACCGCGGTCGAAGAAAACAAGTTGCGTCGCCGTCCCCAGGACTGGCGCTTGGCCTGTCAAGCACTTGTAGAGAAATCCGTCATGGTGCTCACCCGTCCGCAGGTTCGGCTTGCTAACGCGGATTCGAGACTGGCTGCGGCCAGGCAGGCTCCTCTCCCCGCTGGCCCCACCGCATGGCCTGCGCCACCGGTCAGCGAGCTCGATGACGAGGATCAGGATGGGGCCGAGGACGATGGCACCGATGCCAGGGCTGCTACCGCCGGTGACGAGGCCTAG
- the psbM gene encoding photosystem II reaction center protein PsbM, translating to METNDLGFVASLLFILVPAIFLIVLYIGTQNNEA from the coding sequence ATGGAAACCAACGATCTCGGATTCGTCGCCAGCCTCCTGTTCATTCTGGTTCCGGCGATCTTCCTGATCGTGCTCTACATCGGCACGCAGAACAACGAGGCCTGA
- a CDS encoding universal stress protein — MFRNLLIADSGKGHVEEMIRMLQDIPSLKSAKINLLHVISEQSKSQSDGHRDEAETLLNSAVTRMGLSPSSVSTLIREGDTKQTVLKVADEVQADLIVMGSRGLGRLQSILANSTSQYVFQLSTRPMLLVRDDLYVKHVNRVMVTIDGTGVGDDALRTACELVREIPGGTLTGVHVVRQDSAPSRGGRTKADDVLDAAVQRARGFGVDMKAIHTEGKDIGRSVCLAATECNADLVVIASQDRRPLVARGLVDLDKLLGGSVSDYIRVHAPAPVLLVREPEQG; from the coding sequence GTGTTCAGGAACCTTCTGATTGCCGACTCGGGCAAGGGTCACGTCGAGGAAATGATTCGCATGCTCCAGGACATTCCAAGCCTGAAGTCCGCGAAAATCAATCTGCTTCATGTGATTTCAGAGCAGAGCAAGTCGCAATCCGATGGCCATCGCGACGAAGCGGAAACCCTGTTGAACAGCGCAGTCACCCGCATGGGGCTCAGCCCCTCGAGCGTGAGCACCTTGATTCGAGAGGGCGACACAAAGCAGACCGTTCTCAAAGTTGCCGATGAGGTTCAGGCTGACCTGATCGTGATGGGATCCCGCGGCCTCGGACGCCTTCAGTCCATTTTGGCCAACAGCACCAGTCAGTACGTCTTCCAACTCTCCACTCGCCCGATGCTGCTGGTCCGGGACGACCTTTATGTGAAGCATGTCAACCGCGTGATGGTGACGATCGACGGAACAGGCGTCGGGGACGACGCCCTTCGCACAGCCTGCGAGCTGGTGCGTGAAATCCCAGGCGGAACCCTGACCGGTGTTCATGTCGTTCGCCAGGATTCAGCACCGTCACGGGGAGGCCGCACCAAAGCGGACGACGTTCTGGATGCTGCTGTTCAGCGTGCAAGGGGATTCGGTGTTGACATGAAAGCCATCCACACCGAAGGGAAAGACATCGGTCGCAGCGTTTGCCTGGCTGCAACGGAATGCAATGCCGACCTTGTGGTGATTGCCTCTCAGGACCGGCGACCTCTCGTTGCCAGAGGACTGGTTGATCTGGACAAGCTGCTGGGCGGATCGGTCAGCGACTACATCCGGGTTCACGCACCAGCACCAGTGCTACTGGTGCGTGAACCGGAACAGGGCTGA
- a CDS encoding thioesterase family protein — MWTLSKCVLPQHTDYAGVMWHGAYVQWLEEARVEALQAAGLGYAAMTEMGIDMPVVSLHLEYRHPLRHGDEVRVESRCCAQQGVRWPWASHFVRGGTVVAEATVQLVMLRQGRVLRRVPSELQQVMNQLVSHDV, encoded by the coding sequence ATGTGGACCCTGAGCAAGTGTGTGCTCCCGCAGCACACCGATTACGCCGGTGTGATGTGGCATGGGGCCTATGTGCAGTGGCTGGAGGAAGCCAGGGTTGAGGCCCTGCAGGCTGCCGGTCTGGGTTATGCAGCAATGACCGAGATGGGCATTGACATGCCAGTGGTTTCTCTCCACCTGGAGTACCGCCACCCGCTCCGGCACGGTGATGAGGTGCGCGTTGAAAGCCGGTGTTGTGCTCAGCAGGGTGTGCGTTGGCCATGGGCCTCCCACTTCGTTCGCGGGGGAACGGTGGTTGCCGAGGCGACGGTGCAGCTGGTGATGTTGCGTCAGGGGCGCGTGCTCAGGCGCGTGCCATCTGAACTGCAGCAGGTGATGAATCAGCTTGTGAGCCACGACGTCTGA
- a CDS encoding DNA-processing protein DprA — protein MRGWWWRWTCCPGLGSSRMADIRAFCSDQAVGPDQLWGWSTARLGRVLGWPSHCLRAVDRYRREQGAEPNLEVPPCAVLPGDPAWPSCLDRVDSPPSGLYVHGDRSLLRHLSAREAIAVVGTRSASDHGLAMAEELGRALAGAGWPVLSGLAEGIDAAVHRSCLARNGAPIAVLGTPLDRVYPAHQRSLQEQVGHQGLLVSTTRSGCRVYPGHFAARNRWLVTFAKALVVVECPQRSGALISARWASQMHRPVWVVPGDARRWSCRGSNALLQARATALIHPEDLLRCLGPGPLTTGDSRLKTQKLMEAIGPGASLDELVSLLQCSSAELAPQLLALECQGELLCESGLHWRKRRP, from the coding sequence ATGCGGGGATGGTGGTGGCGATGGACCTGTTGTCCGGGCTTGGGGAGTTCCCGCATGGCGGATATCCGCGCGTTCTGCAGCGATCAAGCCGTTGGGCCAGATCAGCTGTGGGGGTGGTCGACAGCGCGTCTTGGTCGCGTTCTGGGCTGGCCGTCGCACTGTCTGCGTGCCGTTGATCGTTACAGACGTGAGCAGGGAGCTGAGCCCAACCTTGAGGTTCCTCCCTGTGCTGTTCTGCCGGGTGACCCTGCCTGGCCTTCTTGTTTAGACCGCGTGGACTCACCTCCTTCCGGGCTGTACGTCCATGGGGATCGATCGCTGCTCCGGCATCTGAGCGCCCGTGAAGCCATTGCCGTGGTGGGCACGCGTTCCGCCTCGGATCATGGCCTCGCGATGGCTGAAGAGCTTGGTCGGGCTCTCGCTGGTGCGGGTTGGCCTGTGCTCAGTGGACTTGCGGAAGGGATCGACGCTGCAGTGCATCGCAGTTGCCTGGCCAGGAACGGAGCTCCCATTGCTGTTTTAGGCACACCGTTGGACCGTGTTTACCCCGCCCACCAACGCTCGTTGCAGGAGCAAGTCGGCCATCAAGGGTTGTTGGTGAGCACCACTCGGTCGGGCTGTCGTGTTTATCCAGGGCACTTCGCGGCTCGCAATCGTTGGCTGGTGACGTTTGCAAAAGCGCTTGTGGTGGTGGAGTGTCCCCAACGCAGCGGAGCATTGATCTCGGCACGCTGGGCCAGCCAGATGCATCGTCCTGTGTGGGTCGTTCCTGGTGATGCCCGTCGATGGTCATGTCGGGGCAGCAATGCACTGCTCCAAGCTCGAGCAACAGCTTTGATTCATCCCGAGGATCTCCTGCGTTGTCTGGGGCCTGGCCCTTTGACGACGGGTGATTCACGCCTCAAGACGCAAAAGCTGATGGAGGCCATCGGGCCCGGGGCTTCTTTGGATGAGCTGGTGTCTCTTTTGCAGTGCTCCTCCGCTGAGCTGGCCCCCCAGCTTCTCGCCCTTGAGTGCCAGGGCGAACTGCTGTGTGAGTCTGGACTGCACTGGCGCAAGCGTCGGCCTTGA
- the prmC gene encoding peptide chain release factor N(5)-glutamine methyltransferase — translation MTDCRTLAGTDLLQWRRQQLARGGAAADLDWLIDLAGGVSWASLQRLLLDPSRTVAMVQSLDVLSEFWQRHLHDNVPLQHLVGLCPWRDLLLESSPAALIPRQETELLVDLALTHFQAAPPSRWADLGTGSGAIAVSLALAWPTASGHGVDLSPDALSLAKRNFQRCAPNHNCSLHLGSWWKPLKSWWGILDVVISNPPYIPSSVVHGLEAVVRDHEPHLSLSGGEDGLDAIRIVVNGAPTGLAPGGVLLLEHHHDQSSLVMQLMRDAGLVEVSAATDLEGTRRFAVARNPFAMSS, via the coding sequence TTGACAGACTGCAGAACGCTGGCGGGCACTGATCTCCTGCAGTGGAGGCGCCAACAACTCGCTCGAGGTGGGGCTGCGGCAGATCTCGATTGGCTGATTGATCTTGCAGGTGGTGTTTCCTGGGCAAGCCTCCAACGGCTGCTGCTGGATCCGTCGCGCACCGTCGCGATGGTGCAGTCCCTCGATGTCCTCAGTGAATTTTGGCAGCGCCATCTTCACGACAACGTTCCTCTGCAGCATTTGGTCGGGCTTTGTCCATGGCGGGACCTGCTGCTCGAGTCGTCCCCTGCTGCGCTGATTCCTCGCCAGGAAACAGAACTGTTGGTGGATCTTGCCCTGACCCACTTTCAGGCGGCTCCTCCCAGTCGCTGGGCTGATCTCGGTACAGGCTCAGGAGCCATCGCTGTGAGTTTGGCCCTCGCCTGGCCAACGGCATCAGGGCATGGTGTTGATCTCAGCCCCGATGCCTTGAGCCTTGCGAAACGTAATTTCCAGCGTTGCGCTCCCAATCACAACTGCTCGCTTCACCTCGGGTCTTGGTGGAAACCCCTCAAAAGTTGGTGGGGAATCTTGGACGTTGTGATCAGCAATCCTCCGTACATTCCGTCCTCGGTGGTTCATGGCCTCGAGGCCGTTGTTCGTGACCACGAACCTCATTTGTCGCTGAGTGGGGGCGAGGATGGCCTGGATGCGATTCGAATTGTCGTGAACGGAGCGCCAACGGGGCTGGCGCCGGGGGGGGTGCTTCTGCTTGAGCACCACCACGATCAGAGCAGCCTGGTCATGCAGCTGATGCGCGATGCGGGTTTGGTTGAGGTCAGTGCGGCCACTGATCTTGAGGGAACGCGTCGCTTCGCTGTTGCTCGAAACCCGTTTGCAATGTCTTCATGA
- a CDS encoding Sua5/YciO/YrdC/YwlC family protein produces MPPSILEAPDLVLRLRAGEAAIIPTDTLPGLAVMPDQAQTLWRLKRRPADKPLILMGATVDDLLQEVDVSCHREVEVLAEHYWPGALTLVLPASDGGVACHLNPGGGSLGCRIPACEQTRQLLQISGPLATSSANRSGEPASTTSADASRYFPDVAQLGPQPWPQPSGLASTVLVWVEAGRWRMARRGAVIPAGLEVFE; encoded by the coding sequence ATGCCCCCTTCGATTCTTGAAGCTCCCGATTTGGTGTTGCGTCTTCGTGCTGGTGAGGCTGCCATCATTCCCACCGATACCTTGCCGGGGCTCGCGGTGATGCCCGATCAAGCGCAGACCCTTTGGCGCTTGAAACGTCGACCTGCCGATAAACCGTTGATTCTGATGGGGGCCACTGTTGATGATTTGCTTCAGGAGGTCGATGTCTCCTGTCATCGGGAGGTTGAAGTGTTGGCTGAGCACTATTGGCCTGGAGCGCTCACCCTTGTGCTGCCTGCCTCTGATGGTGGTGTGGCGTGTCATCTCAACCCAGGGGGTGGAAGCCTCGGCTGTCGCATCCCTGCCTGCGAGCAGACCCGTCAGTTGCTTCAGATCAGTGGGCCATTGGCCACCAGCAGTGCCAATCGTTCTGGAGAACCGGCGAGCACAACTTCAGCAGATGCGTCGCGGTATTTCCCTGATGTGGCTCAACTGGGCCCTCAGCCGTGGCCCCAACCTTCAGGTCTGGCCAGCACGGTGTTGGTTTGGGTCGAGGCTGGACGCTGGCGCATGGCGCGACGGGGTGCTGTGATTCCTGCAGGGCTTGAGGTGTTCGAGTGA
- a CDS encoding response regulator transcription factor, translated as MTVSPLNHLTPAEQRVVLLLLEGLENRAIAQRLVISHRTVECHISRALRKSGCRNRLELALWLISNESPVLNRKACAGTMRPMPA; from the coding sequence TTGACTGTCAGCCCTTTAAATCACCTCACTCCTGCCGAACAGCGGGTGGTGCTGTTGTTGCTGGAAGGCCTCGAGAACCGAGCCATCGCTCAGCGCTTGGTGATCAGTCACCGCACGGTGGAGTGCCACATCAGCAGAGCACTCCGCAAAAGTGGTTGTCGCAATCGACTCGAGCTAGCGCTTTGGCTGATCAGCAATGAAAGCCCTGTTTTGAATCGCAAGGCATGCGCCGGTACGATGCGTCCCATGCCGGCTTAG
- the minE gene encoding cell division topological specificity factor MinE, protein MTLKEFIDKLLGRQPASAETARERLQLVLAHDRSDLNPELLEQMRREILEVVARYVEIDLEEGDVSLETEDRVTALVANLPIRRPITQPSKGGTL, encoded by the coding sequence ATGACACTCAAAGAATTCATCGACAAACTCCTGGGCCGTCAGCCCGCCAGTGCTGAAACAGCAAGGGAGCGTCTCCAGTTGGTGCTCGCCCACGACCGCAGTGACCTCAACCCGGAGCTGCTTGAGCAGATGCGTCGCGAGATCCTCGAAGTGGTGGCCCGCTACGTCGAGATCGACCTCGAGGAAGGCGATGTGAGTCTGGAGACGGAAGACCGCGTCACCGCCCTGGTGGCCAACCTGCCCATCCGTCGCCCGATCACCCAACCATCCAAGGGTGGAACCCTCTGA
- the minD gene encoding septum site-determining protein MinD, with translation MSTTRTILICSGKGGVGKTTTTANLGIALARQGAKTVVLDADFGLRNLDLLLGLENRIVYTAQEVLAETCRLEQALVKHKQEPNLALLPAGNPRMLEWLTPKDMQAIVTLLERQFDYVLIDCPAGIEDGFKNAAAAAREAVVITTPEVAAVRDADRVIGLLNTQGVQPVQLVLNRVRPKMMSNQEMLSVDDVTDILALPLLGLVFEDEQVIVSTNRGEPLTLSDSTSPAAQAYGNIAQRLQGEDIPLMDPSQARRGLRARMRKLMQTRIF, from the coding sequence GTGTCGACGACCCGAACCATCCTGATCTGTTCTGGCAAGGGCGGTGTCGGAAAAACAACGACCACAGCGAACCTCGGCATTGCCCTGGCACGCCAAGGCGCCAAAACCGTTGTTCTTGACGCGGACTTCGGACTGAGGAACCTCGATCTGCTCCTGGGTCTGGAAAACCGCATCGTCTACACGGCTCAAGAGGTGCTTGCCGAGACCTGCCGACTCGAGCAAGCCCTCGTCAAACACAAGCAGGAGCCCAATCTGGCCCTACTGCCAGCAGGCAACCCTCGGATGCTCGAGTGGCTGACACCCAAAGACATGCAGGCCATTGTCACGCTGCTCGAACGCCAGTTCGATTACGTGTTGATCGACTGTCCAGCAGGGATTGAAGACGGGTTCAAGAATGCAGCCGCCGCAGCCCGCGAAGCCGTTGTGATCACAACCCCGGAAGTGGCAGCAGTTCGGGATGCTGATCGGGTCATTGGCCTGCTGAACACTCAGGGGGTGCAGCCTGTGCAGCTTGTGCTCAACAGAGTCCGCCCCAAGATGATGTCGAACCAGGAAATGCTCTCGGTGGATGATGTCACCGACATCCTGGCGCTACCGCTCCTGGGTCTTGTTTTTGAAGACGAGCAGGTGATTGTGAGCACCAACCGCGGTGAACCCTTGACCCTGAGCGACTCGACATCACCGGCAGCTCAGGCCTACGGCAACATCGCTCAACGGCTTCAGGGCGAAGACATTCCTCTGATGGATCCATCCCAGGCCCGCCGCGGCCTACGCGCCAGGATGCGCAAGCTGATGCAAACCCGGATTTTCTGA
- the minC gene encoding septum site-determining protein MinC, with protein sequence MTLKLPDQRLDHWRDRLPDLLNGCCETIVDLDCGDWSLSCSDLTDLSAVVADAGHQLGRITSRALETIVSASALGLDASPEHTRSRREEQRNSVPVHPSDLLFHHGTLRSGDHLQSDRSILLYGDVNPGARISSAADVLVWGRLRGVAHAGCEGATTAKIIALQLRPVQLRIADVVARGPEDLPQAGLAEQAELKDGVIAIEPAVIESFKKR encoded by the coding sequence ATGACACTGAAGCTTCCCGACCAGCGCCTTGATCACTGGAGAGATCGTTTACCTGATCTCCTGAACGGGTGCTGCGAAACGATCGTTGATCTCGATTGCGGGGACTGGAGCCTGAGCTGCAGCGACCTCACGGACTTATCCGCCGTGGTGGCCGACGCAGGCCATCAGCTCGGACGGATTACAAGCCGAGCTCTAGAAACCATTGTGAGTGCCTCAGCACTTGGTCTGGATGCAAGCCCGGAGCACACTCGTTCCAGGAGGGAGGAGCAGCGAAATTCGGTTCCGGTGCACCCTTCAGACCTTTTGTTCCACCACGGCACACTCCGCTCCGGCGATCATCTCCAGAGCGACCGCAGCATCCTTCTGTATGGCGATGTGAATCCCGGCGCACGGATCAGTTCAGCCGCTGATGTTCTGGTCTGGGGGCGCCTGCGGGGTGTGGCCCACGCCGGGTGCGAAGGGGCCACCACAGCAAAAATCATCGCCCTGCAGTTACGCCCCGTGCAACTCAGGATTGCCGACGTGGTGGCTCGAGGGCCTGAGGATCTGCCGCAGGCTGGTCTGGCTGAGCAAGCCGAACTCAAAGATGGCGTGATCGCCATTGAACCCGCCGTCATCGAGAGCTTTAAAAAACGCTGA